The stretch of DNA tttatttattttaatatatttttattgttgagtaagtattattattatttttttttttttatctatttttatggatttataatttttgtacacGTGATTATTTCAACTGTgagtaattgaaattttttttaaggtcTGTAAAGTTTACTCAGGACTGCGTTTTTgtatggatattttttttttttttttatataagacTGCTGACAGAGACCAAGTGGACAATCATCGACATCCGGATTGCAATGATCAACAATACCAATGAAGAGATTATTCTGTTTACAGTTTCCCTTTTTATTATGTACTTGAGATCATGTACCTCCTGTTGTGTCTATAACTAGCATCAATGCTTTATTCAAagctctatatatatatttacctctatatcaaaaaaataaatatatatatatataaaaaaataggtatatatctttttttttcattttttaatctcGAGGCTTGTCATTTGTTACGTCACGATTGATCTCAATCAGTTTGACAGCAACCcatgaatttttcattcaactaaaaataataataataatttttttttttttctcatgtaAATGACAGGTGTTAAATTCACGCGTatatttcacaattttatGCACAATGTTCAATGAGTTGtgtataaatgaattttcatttgattgaaaatttaaacatatatttattttttttttttttaataatattcatattttatttatttaaaacgagAAACAAAAGGATATTTATAGCAGGCgttagtttaaatttaaaggttattttttttttgttattcattttattttttgttattttttattttgtttgggTATTAGATTAAACGTGTACGGATTCGGATATGCTTGCGGCTCACGTTGTAATGGTGACGAGGGCCGACAGCCGCCGCCAAACAGAAGCCTCTAAATGTCTGTTTGTATTTCATGCTACAATTGTTATAACCACAAGctttaaaaatcttttattgTTCATCATCGTCGATCTATAAAATAGActcttttcaaatttttcctttttttttttttctaaaacattgcttgatatataaatatttatataattattaattttatattttaattaatatataaaattttataacataaatataattatatcctTTAATTAGCTCAGTAATAAGAAGCactaattacaattttttattagaattattctattttgttaatatacaaaaaaaagctcaatttcttactttttattttgccaAGGATTGGGTGTTTTTGAGAGTAATAAATATagtattagtattttttttttattgatacacACACTCTTGTATAactatagctttttttttaaattaatttttataattaaatatcactatatgaattatataattcatagctttgtgttaattttttttaattttgtgatTATTGGTATATAGGCCCTTTTGTTAATAATGCAAAATTATATTGGGATCGAATATATCTAATATATCAAAGAATTTTTCGTGTCAAatcttcaacttttttttttttattattatataaaaaatgcgaaaaaaaaattgaaaacaattTTGAATCCAATTTGGAATCCACTTGTGCATCAgaaatatatatcaagaaaaatttatgaagTTGGTTGGTATATATGAGCTGGTTTATTACGTTTTTCCACTCGATTAACGAAAAAATGTTGGCTTGGTTGTATTACAGATTGactgagtatatatatatttatttttttatcaagacaggTTGTGATTCAGTcagacatttatattttccacCATGGGCGGGATTTCGTTGCTATGAGAAACACGagagttattatttttatatgaacacatataatatatatattttttttatttatttacaataatatatacatacgtgtatatataaaatttaaaaattcatgctTTACTAaactcgtaaaaaaaaaaatataatccttttatttgtataaagcttttttaaatttttatcaaacaaactAAAGCGAAAAAAGTCTAACAATTAGTAGGATTCacttttgaatgaaaaaaaaaaaaaaagtggtacattttgttaaatgtaaatttaagaATATTGTATACAGCTCGATACAGCGTGCGGAATACGATTTGCTAAAAGaatttatcttcttttttgtAGTTGGTTTTATGAAGTACACTGTAGTCTATATAAAGAAagtccgaaaaaaaaaaagcaagagaATACACCAGCTCGTTACGCATATAAACTTTTTCACTATACCGCATATACATATTAACCCTTgacagttttatatttattcatctaattcattcaaaaaaaaagaaaaagaagaagaaaaaaatatatatatcttaaaaaactttttaacaataatcaaCGATACATATTTGCTTGTACACTATAAACCATTTGATGGTTAACAATTGTATATttgtattgttaaaaaatttattgttaaataaaatgaataaaaggCTTGTAAATGAGAATAGAAATGACCCCGACAATGAGCTTaacataaaatgtatatatacaagcaAATTGTTAAACTAcataagaatatatatttattgcttTGGAGTGGTGCgtagattttgaaaaaaaaaaaacattttattttctatttcaaaGCTTATATATTCACCCCCTAATGCGAGTAATCCTTTGGCTTTGCTCGGGTATTACCGCAAATACAGTTACAGATcgacaaataaatgaatgaaattttgAATGACCTATACAAcaagttgaaataatatatattttttttttttttggaaaattaattatcaaaatactgactatattatttttttataataattttattaaaaaagtaatagtcagtattttaattaaccctttgataaaaaaaaaaaaaaaattaataatatatattttaaaatgtacaaaatctaattataaatttttaattaatttttttttttttatatgacgtaaaaaaattattgattggaatatttattaaaaatttatcgtgtaaataaatttgatatattgatataattattaatgacaaaATCAGTATATATAACAGTTAATAACCACTGAATAATTTAATGGATAATTGTGCGtgttcatataaaatatttgacataTGAAATTGTATGTGTTTTGTGCCTGAGGTTTTACACAAGCATATGTCAATGTTTGCCTTTCAGCACACACAAGCTTTACGCTTGCTTGGTTTGCTTCTGGCTTTCTAGTTTTACCCTCAATCCCCTCTCGATTATTCTTGTCTCTATATCACTCTGACAAGGGTGGACAAAATACTCTTTTGCCACCCTTTGTTACAACTAGATATATTGCATGATCACAATACTCAAAATAATCAAGagatcatttgaaaaattgaattaaaaaatattaaatcaaatgaatatatatttttttataataataatcaaaaataattaattgttagtTATCTTTtgatttatgaattaaaaaaaaaaaggcattttacataaattttaattaattatatatgatggtaaataaagataatttaaatatgcattgagaatttaattttcatatttatttttaaaattatattttaacactTTGAAGCTTTGTGCTTTTATCATATATCTAAAGTTTATATGACttgaaatgttaaaataataatgttaatttaaaaagtcaacaacatttatttatttattgtttttttttttcatcattattagtGGTTTTTATAACGAAGCTCTTTTCAATGAATATTCTGTAAAATTTGTGTTTAAATTCCCTTGAGAatgtataaaacaaaaaaagcttcatcgttttggtttattttttgatggtaAGAACGTCGTTTATTCGCACCACCCAGagttttaaatgttaaaaaaccaTGTTGGTTAAAAGAAGGCCTGTGAgggattctttttttatcattttcattttttctttttcattctctatccacaatattatcatgaaaaCTTGCCAAACATCCCCCGGGATACGATGCCTTTCGCACAGCCTAGTATGTTGAAtgtcgttgtttttttttttttttttttaaagaggtAGATGaacatgaacaaaaaaaaattgaagaaaaataaaaaaaatcaactaagGGTATAGTAAAAGAcgtaaaaaatgaagaaaaaaaaaaaaatcaaagcaaAGTAACTGGAAAACGGTTCTTTATTCGTTCGTCACAGCTTAATCGTCTGGTAAgtatgtgtaaaaaaatacaacaaaagaaATCTGTCGAAAGTGAGTTTTAAAATCGTAAAAGATGCTGACATAACATCACTCAGAGAGGGTAatctttttaattcaaattttaaatatcaattttttattttcttactcAAAAATACACACGATTgctatatagattttttatttttttttatatataaatttaaacgttgaaaaaaaatcttagtGTCAGCAAAATGTGGATAAAAAGTTTAATCactttgacaataataaagtaGCTCAAtgagatttattttaatctttttattaaataacttgaaaGACTGGctaattatgaatttaaaattattagtgAGATAATAGCAGAaaggaaattaatttataaagtgtatttttcatatatatagaGTCGAGTTAAGAAGGTGAAATTAGCTGATAATATATTTCCTCCCTTGgtgaataaaacaattttatattgcgTGATGTGTATGATGGATATAATGCATATTATAGTATTTGGTAaattaagaaaagaaaaaaaaaaatgaaagggGAGTGATATTGTTTGGTGACGATTGTCATCATAGAGACATAAATAAATGGGCGTGTGgaatataggaaaaaaaaaaaattccaatcgGGGAAAGACAATGAGATTATTGAGAGAAGGGTGAGAAAGACGTGTGTCATATCGACCATTATGTTCTGTTAACGACTAATCAACGTGTGgtactttataaaattatttttcatatttatatctaCCCTCTTACatggttatttaattttttatttatttattatttaaaagaaaaattgatagtTGACAGTTGAGGgtgatattgaatttatatatggaaatattttatttgcaaaatattattgataaataaataatatatatttttttttttaaatttaaataattcaagcaAAAATttagatcaaaaaaaaattttatatatttgtttttgtacTTGGACATCACTGCAGAATAATTGTCATCAAAGTCAAAAGTCCAGTGAATTCAATAACATCTCttagatatataataaataagtggataaaaataaaaataatgtaaaaaaaaaataaaataaatgcaaagaTAGAGATTGTTATATGTATACCTAAACAAATCGAAGAATTGTTTGCAGTGGCATCGTTTTACGCATGAGCCCACGTGGgttctttatatattattattattttattttatttttttaattttatttctcaattcAAGTTGATGCCACTTGAGGAAGTTGGAGTATAAGCGAATGCGGGAGCTAAAGgatagttatatataaaattttaaaaaatgagataGTAGATTGTTGAGGGGGTTGGTTAGAATATATCGTATAGGTCACCCCCCTCTTATTTAGACTATTGAGGGGTGAGCTTTTGATCTGTACCGATTTTATAAAACCATCAttcttatgtatatatatgaaaattattatatttattttatctattttaaatttatttattttgtttaatttattatttttaatttttttctaaataacattattgtttaattaacattctaatttgaatttttatacattattttttttataattataatttaacagtttaattgattataatgtttgtttatttgaaaaaatttgtttaattatttttaatttttataaaacatttaatgagaattttctttttttttttttttaattttactttgatttttatgatggatataggataaaaaaaatttaaaacaattaaatggGATATTCTTGTGTTGAGTTTAATTCATATTCATGAAAAATCAGTGCGCGTTTAAGTCAAGAAATTCTGTCGGTAAGTTGATCAAAGAGCAATGAGATCACAAGTCCAAGTCCTCACAACCCCTCTGCATCATCAGTCGCactcagtaattttttttttttatttatttattttttattcaagcagttttttgtattattcttTCTAAGGCCATCGTTTCACAATCACTTGAAACTAACATTCATACATTCAActgtactttttaaaaaataatgacgtTGTTTTGCATGTTATTTgtgttccttttttttttttttttgttatatctGCATTTTTAGAACTTAATTTCCGAAtgtattatactttttttatacttggaaaatatatttcaaagaaaaatgttaatataaacatacaaaaatatgaaaattagtGATTCTGATTTACAAATTTGTTGAATATCGTAATTATTTGAAGagtttgttgattttattttattttttttgatttcattttttataataaaaaatagtctgATGTAATTTCAGTCTGATCGCGATGCAAATACGgatatatatgaaaagaaagcattttttttcttttttccaacCCCATTTTACATTCTCTCTCATttactttcttttttctatttttctttttttacatttcatcGCAATCTGATGGCTATGTGACTGTGATAAAATTTACTCTACACTCGTAATGTCAGAAGATTACtgtcgcaaaaaaaaaaaactcgtgaATTCCATCACGCAAATTGAAATACCATCCTACCAATTTTCTATATATGCTAAGCCATGAGATTTTCCATCATCTCTCTGAATATATGTAACAGAGTCCCACAATAAgcacatgaaaattttaattattattattttttattttcaaatttatcaataaattgatacttgaattaattaatatttaaagtataattatataaataaatatacaaaatgaaacaaaattattagtataaataaaaaattcaatttaaaatttaatattaattaatttaaaattttaaataaataaaaaaatattatcatttaaaaataattaaaatctatattttccagtcgaataattttctttttttaaattttttgtaccgtaaataaatttagttgCATTGTAACAGTATAAAAccacaaggaaaaaaaaaatcgcacATAGCCACCACTCGATGCGGATTTAATATTTGTGACTAGTTGTATTATAAGATTAACATTGAACGATATATCGCAttattcataatatatataataaaaaaaaatgcgttTCGATGAATTTCAAAGTCTTGTAAAATGTATAtgctttttttcattgaaaaaaagacgattatgtattatatacaattttcatGGCCTACCTGTAGAAAATAGTAGAACCCGTGTTGCTTCTCTTTATTGCCAGTGAACCAAAGAACGAAACTGCGGttacaagaaaaagaaaaataaaaaaaaaaaccaattcaagtgtatgaaaaagtaaattaagcTAGCCAAAATGTAACAGGAAGTATTGCATacatcaatgaatttattacgagctttttttttcatattaaattttctttatttacattcacaaattttttttttttcttgtccgaaatatagtaaatatattacaagaaTTAATTCGCATTTGAATGAGATGAATGAAGCAGCATCTCTTGgagagatgatgatgataaaaattttaccatcCGAGACAAAACTGTTTTACcgttttcatatatttttttttatgtgtaccATCTGTTTTGAGGGACAGTAGTTCCATTATCAAGTGtcagtataaattttattgttgttgttgttatcaatgacacaataatattaacaataataataataaaaataataataatgacatgtatgtaaataatataagtgcaaagtccaaaaaaaaacttcatctAATCACAAGTGTATAgttgataaacaataattgaacACTcatacaaacaaacaaatcaaaataaaaaccggtaagtaataaataaaaaaacaaccaagatatatttattcatattaccacaattttttttttttgtatattttttttctctcttgatatatatgtttttttttagattgcacacaaaaaatttttttatatcaacttaAAATTGTGACGCAAATATAACTGCAGAGGttatgttgaaataattaataataataaatttataaatttatttttttaatagttatatAGTTTTAGTAAATtagtaagaaaataaatttcatcgaaaaaattttatacaaagttAATGACCTTTTTGATAtagtaatttattgttttattttttccacagTTCTTTGTCTTTGAGTGTTTGgagtaattaaaatatttatcaaacggatggtgatgatgataatgatgatgagcTCGAAAAGTTGATAAGAATGTCgttgatataattatcatcagcaTACCAAGTGCAACTGTCAAACTAAACgtatcaagataaaaaataaaaatatatttacatttgatGTAAGTACATCAATCATATTTTGTCtttcgttttttataaaatatgtcaatataaaatcaaatgataaaaatcttattaataacaaataaatatatatatgataataatcaaaatatttctttttcctacagcaattttatttaaataaagaaaataataatgacacgCCCCAAATTGGATActataaatacaaaatcaaattGTCTACTTCGTCGTGACAGTgatcaagaagaaaaaatgaatcaattagttgaggaattaaaaaaattacgtgcaattaatgtaaaattattacgttggaatataatttgtatatgtattggtattatattatttttattaatcggatggttttcaatatcaaattatCGTCATATGAAAGAGttggaaaatgaaaaagatttaaaatcaTTAGTGCAATTAATGGATCAAGCAATACATTTACGTGAAATGAATGTTAGAAATATGATACTTGCAAGTACAGATCCAAGTTCACAGtgtgttattgttaaaaatgaaaatcgtTTTGATTGTCATCCAGAAAGTGATGCTAATGAAGCAAGTTGTATAGAACGTGGATGTTGTTggaattcattaaataaaaataatgatgaacaaTTAGATAATGATTATGATAgtgtatcatcaaatattcCATCATGTTATTATCCAAAAAATTGGCAAATTTATGAATATGAAAAtgcaacaaaagaaaataatgaattttcagCATTTTTACATAATACATCACcgtcatattataaaaatgatattgaaacaattaaaattgaagcTGTTAGTATTGATTCAGGAATAATGAgagttaaaatatttgatccAAGTAAAAAAAGATATGAACCATTATGGCCAATTAGAAATGATCCAGtaccatttaaaaataatgttaataatgctgcatatatatttgaaacaGATGATACTGCACCAGGTTTTCGTATTAAGCGAGTTGATAATAGTGGTAACAATAATGGcattataatatttgattcaataacaccaagtaattttatattttctgatcaatttttacaaataagtACATTATTaccatcaaataatatttatggtcTTGGTGAACATAGATCAACATTAAAGCTAGATACAAATTGGCAaacattaacattttttagtCGTGATGCAGCACCAGTTGAACAAGCTAATTTATATGGTACACATCCATTTTATATGATTATGGAAGATAATGGAAATAGTCAtggtgtattatttttaaatagtaatgCTATGGATGTTGTATTACAACCAACACCAGCATTAACATTTAGAAGTATTGGTggtatatttgatatttatttttttatgggaCCAACACCAACTGATGTATTACGTCAATATTCAGAAATTATTGGTAAACCATTTTTACCACCTTATTGGTCATTGGGTTTTCATCTTTgcaggtaaattaatttaaactgtgtgcgtaaattttattattatattatttattaattcaaatgtatttttaaatatagatttGGAACTGGCTCATTGAAAAGAACACGTGAAATTTGGAATAGAACTAGAGCTGCTGGAATtccatttgtaaatataattttaaaaatttacttgttaataatatattatttatgcaattaataatttattttatttatattaaggATACACAATGGAATGATTTAGATTACATGGAAAACcgtaataattttgaatatgacaaagaattatttaaagaacTTCCACAATTTGTTAAAGAACTTCACgaggtaaatatataaatataaatttttagtaaattaataaattaattaattgataattatttaatagctTGGTATGCATTATATTCCAATTATTGATCCTGGTATATCATCATCCGAGCCAAATGGTACTTATGTACCATATGATGAAGGAATAcgtgatgatatttttatcaaagataattcaacaaatttgCCATTCAATGGAAAAGTATGGAATCTTGGATCTACTGTATTTCCTGATTTTACACATCCAAAAGCCAATGAATACTGgtataaaatgatgaaaaaaatgcaTGATGAATTTGAATATGATGGTGCTTGGAttgtaagttttaaaaatacagaaaaaaaaaaagaaacaataaactaatttgtgtattatttatttaggatATGAATGAACCATCAAACTTTTTCGATGGTCTTGAAAAAGGTTGTACACCAAATGCACTTGATCAACCACCATATGTACCAAATGTTCTTGGTAATTTATTAGCATCAAAAACTCTTTGTATGAATGCAAAACAATATGCTGGCTATCACTATGATTTACATAACAACTATGCAATGGGCGAGGCTATTGCAACAAatgagtaattattattatatttatatttaaaaaataatataaaatacttgattaattgattttgtttttttctttaaacagAGCATTAGTAAAAATAAGACAAAAACGTCCATTTATTGTATCACGTTCAAGTTCACCTGGTCTTGGTTATTATTCAGCTCATTGGACTGgtgatatattttcaaaatggcatgatttaaaaataagtataCCTGAAATATTGTCAAATGGTTTATATCAAATTCCAATGGTTGGCGCTGATATTTGTGGTTTTAATGGTAATACAACTGAAGAGCTATGTAATCGTTGGATGCAACTTGGTGCATTTTATCCATTTTCAAGAAATCATAATTCTGATGATACAATTGTAAGTattttatacatcaaatacaataataataatgataatagtaaaatttaaattaaatatttatattattcttataaaaTAGGATCAAGATCCCGTTGCAATGGGTGATTTAACAGTAAAATCATCGAGAAAAGCATTGATGATAAGATACAGATTTTTaccatatttatatacattattatttcgtgCTCATAGATATGGTGAAACAGTTGCACGtccattatttattgaatttccAGAAGACAcgaatacatataatattgatacacAATTTTTATGGGGTAGTGGATTTATGATTGCACCAGTACTAGAAGATAATACAACAAATGTCAATGTTTATTTACCAAATGGTGTATggtatgatttttataataaaacaataattttatcaaaaggtgattattataattttaatgcacCAATTGATACAATACCATTGATAATACGTGGTGGTTATATATTACCAGCACAAGTACCAGCTAAAACAACAACTAATAgtcgtaaaaataattttgaattattaattggtaTTAATGAAGCTGGTAATGCACTTGGTGAATTATATTGGGATGATGGTGATAGTaatgattcaattgataaattacaatataGATGGATAACATTTATGCTACAAAATCAAACATTACATAATACACAAACACATAATGGAGTGTACAAGGAAAATATGATACTtggaaaaatacaaataatgggaataatttatcaagttaaaaaagtttatcttaataataaacaaattaaatttatctatgaTGATAAA from Aphidius gifuensis isolate YNYX2018 linkage group LG4, ASM1490517v1, whole genome shotgun sequence encodes:
- the LOC122854632 gene encoding lysosomal alpha-glucosidase-like, producing MTRPKLDTINTKSNCLLRRDSDQEEKMNQLVEELKKLRAINVKLLRWNIICICIGIILFLLIGWFSISNYRHMKELENEKDLKSLVQLMDQAIHLREMNVRNMILASTDPSSQCVIVKNENRFDCHPESDANEASCIERGCCWNSLNKNNDEQLDNDYDSVSSNIPSCYYPKNWQIYEYENATKENNEFSAFLHNTSPSYYKNDIETIKIEAVSIDSGIMRVKIFDPSKKRYEPLWPIRNDPVPFKNNVNNAAYIFETDDTAPGFRIKRVDNSGNNNGIIIFDSITPSNFIFSDQFLQISTLLPSNNIYGLGEHRSTLKLDTNWQTLTFFSRDAAPVEQANLYGTHPFYMIMEDNGNSHGVLFLNSNAMDVVLQPTPALTFRSIGGIFDIYFFMGPTPTDVLRQYSEIIGKPFLPPYWSLGFHLCRFGTGSLKRTREIWNRTRAAGIPFDTQWNDLDYMENRNNFEYDKELFKELPQFVKELHELGMHYIPIIDPGISSSEPNGTYVPYDEGIRDDIFIKDNSTNLPFNGKVWNLGSTVFPDFTHPKANEYWYKMMKKMHDEFEYDGAWIDMNEPSNFFDGLEKGCTPNALDQPPYVPNVLGNLLASKTLCMNAKQYAGYHYDLHNNYAMGEAIATNEALVKIRQKRPFIVSRSSSPGLGYYSAHWTGDIFSKWHDLKISIPEILSNGLYQIPMVGADICGFNGNTTEELCNRWMQLGAFYPFSRNHNSDDTIDQDPVAMGDLTVKSSRKALMIRYRFLPYLYTLLFRAHRYGETVARPLFIEFPEDTNTYNIDTQFLWGSGFMIAPVLEDNTTNVNVYLPNGVWYDFYNKTIILSKGDYYNFNAPIDTIPLIIRGGYILPAQVPAKTTTNSRKNNFELLIGINEAGNALGELYWDDGDSNDSIDKLQYRWITFMLQNQTLHNTQTHNGVYKENMILGKIQIMGIIYQVKKVYLNNKQIKFIYDDKRSFLTIKNLNIDLKDNFILSWI